A genomic stretch from Arachis stenosperma cultivar V10309 chromosome 3, arast.V10309.gnm1.PFL2, whole genome shotgun sequence includes:
- the LOC130965338 gene encoding uncharacterized protein LOC130965338, with translation MKTPPNSEDELIGEESSEEVFSVFRQGARFRELHLEVGMKFNTKWEFKVAVWEFTIQEGRRMRLRKNEGKMVRAVCKVNDCKWFVYASRDYEDNCWQVKRFFNDHTCPREDRNRTANRNWVAGKLVKKLQKYPDFKNCEATTYFKTKYDLSLNRNSISWVLCDARNIVYGDAKEQYALLRDYGETLLKTNPGSTVQICTKPQPSGEVIFERMYVCLSGCKSGFRAGCRPLIGLDGAFPKNYFRGKILSAVGQDANHHIYIIAWAVVEVENFENWK, from the coding sequence ATGAAAACACCACCTAATTCAGAGGATGAGCTGATTGGAGAAGAAAGTTCAGAGGAAGTATTTTCGGTATTTAGACAGGGTGCTAGGTTCAGGGAATTGCATTTAGAAGTCGGAATGAAGTTCAATACTAAGTGGGAGTTCAAGGTGGCAGTGTGGGAGTTCACTATACAAGAAGGGAGACGGATGAGGTTAAGGAAGAACGAAGGGAAAATGGTAAGGGCAGTATGTAAGGTGAATGATTGCAAGTGGTTTGTGTACGCATCAAGGGACTATGAAGACAATTGCTGGCAAGTGAAGAGATTCTTCAATGATCACACCTGTCCAAGAGAGGATAGGAACAGGACAGCAAATAGAAATTGGGTTGCAGGTAAGTTAGTAAAAAAACTACAGAAATATCCCGATTTCAAGAACTGTGAGGCTACAACATATTTCAAGACGAAATACGACTTGTCGCTCAATAGGAACTCTATATCATGGGTACTGTGTGATGCTAGGAATATAGTTTATGGGGATGCGAAGGAGCAATATGCCTTGCTTAGGGACTATGGTGAAACACTGTTGAAAACCAACCCGGGATCCACTGTTCAGATTTGCACAAAGCCACAGCCTAGTGGTGAGGTCATATTTGAAAGGATGTATGTTTGCTTGAGTGGGTGCAAGTCAGGTTTCAGGGCTGGCTGTCGTCCGTTAATTGGACTTGATGGGGCTTTTCCAAAAAACTATTTTCGGGGGAAAATTCTATCGGCTGTTGGACAAGATGCTAATCATCATATATACATTATTGCCTGGGCAGTTGTGGAAGTGGAGAACTTTGAGAATTGGAAGTGA